A single region of the Ziziphus jujuba cultivar Dongzao chromosome 10, ASM3175591v1 genome encodes:
- the LOC125420896 gene encoding MDIS1-interacting receptor like kinase 2-like → MVSLFAHSLFNKQIFLFLSIMYIYSLFHQFGSSFFKSTSVSFVVAAANVNEEAEALIKWKLGLDNKSQHFLSSWQLEGNRSSSHCSWLGVGCDESKRITNLSLPNSNLSGTLQNLSFSSFSNLVYIDFVNNYLYGDIPLSIYSLSKLTHLKLEVNSLTGFLSPAVANLSSLSYLSLSGNQLSGSIPRELWLMTGLRTLYFARTLISGTIPKEIGNLKSLTSLSLDNSNLTGSIPSSIGNLTNLADVYLFATYIHGNIPTEIGKLSNLRSLILDDNNLSGALPSLGNSTNLSVLYLKQNQLNGTLPSTMNNLTRLTHFELSFNNFIGQLPDQICGAGSLVYFSASKNHFTGPIPTSLKNCSSITRVRLEGNQLTGNLTEAFGIHPHLYYFNLSDNKLQGEVSPKWGQCRNLTSLDISNNNLSGSIPPALGKAPQLHELDLSSNHLIGNIPEELGSLKLFKLMLSENQLSGEIPRTIGMLPALESLDLAANNLSGLIPKELGGCSNLIQLNLENNKFEGSIPWEITNMNSLENLDFSSNMLNGEIPAQLAEMKRLETLNLSHNNLSGFIPPKFDEMKSLTMVDISFNQLEGPIPNSKAFREASFEAFRNNKGLCGNTTGLPLCSYGKRGNKVNILIILVSLFSSLFLLSIFVILYTLHRREVKKTNIPDEQETQNQNMFEVWNFDGKMVYENIIAATEEFDSKFCIGAGGTGSVYKAELSTGQVVAVKKFHTNINDDDHQKSQYLKAFTSEVHALTHIRHLNIVKLYGFCSHRRHSLLVYEFIEGGSLRNVLMNNDEEARAFGWNKRVNVVKGVANALSYMHHDCSPPIIHRDISTQNILLNAEHDEARVSDFGTARLLKPYSSNWTSFAGTFGYAAPELAYTMEVNEKCDVYSFGVVMLETLKGKHPGDLVSSLSLPLSSPSYATPAYDQVAIIDLLDQRLPLPTNKEAGKVLSVIRIAFACLLNTPQSRPTMKQVAQELSTQTHHLSKPLSLVSLGELFGLSDSTS, encoded by the exons ATGGTTTCCTTGTTTGCTCATTCATTGTTCAACAAACAAATTTTCTTGTTCTTGTCAATCATGTATATCTACAGTTTATTCCATCAGTTTGGTTCATCTTTCTTCAAAAGTACTAGTGTGTCgtttgttgttgctgctgctaaCGTTAATGAGGAAGCAGAGGCTCTGATAAAGTGGAAGCTCGGCCTTGACAACAAAAGCCAACATTTCCTGTCTTCGTGGCAACTCGAGGGCAACAGAAGCAGCAGCCATTGCAGTTGGCTTGGAGTTGGTTGCGACGAGTCGAAAAGAATCACCAATTTGAGCCTTCCTAACTCTAATTTAAGTGGTACACTTCAAAATCTAAGCTTCTCATCCTTTTCGAACCTCGTTTATATTGATTTTGTAAATAATTACCTTTATGGAGATATTCCCCTCAGCATTTACAGCCTTTCCAAACTCACTCATCTAAAGTTGGAGGTCAATAGCCTTACCGGGTTTCTTTCTCCGGCAGTGGCAAATCTTTCCAGTCTCTCCTACCTTTCTTTATCTGGGAATCAGCTCTCCGGATCAATTCCAAGAGAGCTCTGGTTGATGACAGGTCTTAGGACTCTTTACTTTGCCAGAACTCTTATCAGTGGCACCATCCCGAAAGAAATAGGAAACTTGAAGTCTTTAACATCGCTTTCTTTAGATAACTCCAACCTTACTGGTTCTATTCCTTCTTCTATTGGAAACCTGACCAATCTAGCTGATGTTTACCTTTTTGCCACTTATATTCATGGAAATATTCCTACAGAAATTGGAAAATTAAGCAATTTGAGAAGCCTTATCCTTGATGATAATAATCTCTCTGGTGCACTTCCTTCCTTGGGCAACTCGACAAATCTGAGTGTTCTATATTTGAAACAAAACCAGCTCAATGGCACTCTTCCTTCAACAATGAATAACCTGACCAGGTTAACACATTTTGAGTTGTCTTTTAACAACTTCATTGGCCAATTGCCTGATCAAATATGCGGTGCTGGATCACTTGTGTATTTTTCTGCCAGTAAAAACCATTTTACAGGCCCAATTCCAACAAGCTTGAAAAACTGCAGCAGCATTACTAGAGTTAGGCTGGAAGGAAACCAACTGACAGGAAATCTTACAGAAGCTTTCGGTATACACCCAcacttgtattattttaatctaAGTGATAATAAATTGCAGGGTGAGGTTTCACCAAAGTGGGGGCAGTGCCGGAATTTGACAAGCCTCGACATCTCCAACAACAATCTTTCAGGCTCCATACCACCTGCGCTTGGTAAGGCACCTCAGCTACATGAACTTGACCTGTCATCAAATCATCTCATAGGAAATATTCCAGAGGAACTTGGAAGTTTGAAATTATTCAAACTTATGCTAAGTGAAAATCAACTATCTGGAGAGATTCCTCGCACAATCGGAATGCTACCTGCTCTAGAGAGTTTAGACTTGGCAGCGAACAATCTAAGTGGCTTAATTCCAAAAGAACTTGGAGGGTGCTCTAACCTCATACAGTTGAATttggaaaacaataaatttgaGGGAAGTATTCCTTGGGAGATAACTAATATGAACTCTCTTGAAAACCTTGATTTCAGTTCTAATATGCTGAATGGAGAGATACCAGCTCAGCTCGCAGAAATGAAACGTTTAGAGACTCTGAATCTCTCACACAATAATCTTTCTGGTTTCATTCCGCCCAAGTTTGATGAAATGAAGAGCTTGACAATGGTTGATATATCGTTCAACCAATTGGAAGGTCCtattccaaattccaaagctttcCGTGAGGCTTCATTTGAAGCATTCAGAAACAACAAAGGCTTGTGTGGTAACACCACTGGTTTGCCGCTTTGCTCTTATGGTAAAAGGGGCAACAAAGTCAACATATTGATCATACTGGTATCTCTTTTCAGCAGCCTGTTCCTTCTATCCATTTTTGTAATTCTATACACTCTTCATAGAAGAGAAGTGAAGAAAACAAACATCCCAGATGAGCAAGAAACACAAAATCAGAATATGTTTGAAGTATGGAACTTCGATGGGAAAATGGTGTACGAGAACATCATTGCAGCAACTGAGGAGTTTGACTCCAAATTTTGCATTGGAGCGGGAGGGACTGGGAGTGTTTACAAGGCAGAGTTAAGCACTGGCCAAGTTGTTGCTGTGAAGAAGTTTCATACAAACATAAATGATGATGATCATCAGAAGTCTCAATATCTCAAAGCATTTACTAGTGAGGTTCATGCACTAACACATATACGACATCTTAACATCGTGAAGCTATATGGGTTCTGTTCACATCGAAGGCACTCGCTTTTGGTTTACGAGTTCATAGAAGGTGGGAGCTTGCGAAATGTACTCATGAACAATGACGAAGAAGCGAGAGCTTTTGgttggaacaaaagggtaaatgtTGTGAAAGGTGTGGCAAATGCATTGTCTTATATGCACCATGACTGCTCACCACCCATAATCCATCGAGatatatcaacccaaaataTTCTGCTAAATGCAGAACATGATGAAGCTCGTGTTTCTGATTTTGGAACAGCTAGACTTCTCAAACCTTACTCATCCAACTGGACTTCGTTTGCCGGAACTTTTGGATATGCTGCTCCAG AACTTGCTTACACAATGGAAGTGAACGAGAAATGTGATGTGTATAGCTTTGGAGTGGTGATGCTGGAAACACTTAAGGGGAAGCATCCGGGAGACCTCGTTTCATCTCTCTCGTTGCCATTGTCCTCACCATCATATGCAACACCAGCTTATGATCAAGTAGCAATTATTGATCTTTTGGACCAGCGCTTACCCCTTCCCACAAATAAAGAAGCTGGGAAAGTGCTTTCTGTTATCAGAATAGCATTTGCATGCTTGCTTAACACTCCACAATCGCGTCCAACAATGAAACAGGTTGCTCAAGAGCTCTCAACTCAGACCCATCATTTGTCAAAGCCATTGTCGTTGGTCTCCTTAGGAGAGTTGTTTGGTCTCAGTGATTCTACTTCCTGA